One segment of Macaca fascicularis isolate 582-1 chromosome 2, T2T-MFA8v1.1 DNA contains the following:
- the LOC102134014 gene encoding large ribosomal subunit protein eL34, translated as MVQRLTYRRRLSYNTASNKTRLSRTPGNRIVYLYTKKVGKAPKSACGVCPGRLRGVRAVRPKVLMRLSKTKKHVSRAYGGSMCAKCVRDRIKRAFLIEEQKIVVKVLKAQAQSQKAK; from the coding sequence ATGGTCCAACGTTTGACATACCGACGTAGGCTTTCCTACAATACAGCCTCTAACAAAACTAGGCTGTCCCGAACCCCTGGTAATAGAATTGTTTACCTTTATACCAAGAAGGTTGGGAAAGCACCAAAATCTGCATGTGGTGTGTGCCCAGGCAGACTTCGAGGGGTTCGTGCTGTAAGACCTAAAGTTCTTATGAGATTgtctaaaacaaagaaacatgtcAGCAGGGCCTATGGTGGTTCCATGTGTGCTAAATGTGTTCGTGACAGGATCAAGCGTGCTTTCCTTATCGAGGAGCAGAAAATCGTTGTGAAAGTGTTGAAGGCACAAGCACAGAGtcaaaaagctaaataa